The genomic window taaaaatttcaagtttaaaagGTCACATAATCGTGaatgaaaaagataaaaaaagattaaggGCATTAATGCAAGTCCAGTAGAAACAGTAGGATCTGTGGTAATTCCAATTTACATTAACAAACAActttttacagttaaattcGATATTGTATACGATGATTTTCCAATACCTGAAGCAGGTATAATAggcataacatttttgaaattaaacaaagtCGTATTAGATTGGGATAaggaaatattaatagtaccagaaaaaaaagaaatcgatAATAACGCGTTAATTATTCCACCGCGAAGTAACTGCGTTTTACAAATTAGAGCGGACGAACAAATTAAACACGaatttattacgataaaaaaatacgagatTAACGAGGACGTAGTTATAGCTAATAGTATCAGTCCAGTAAAAggcgataaaattataagtaatatagtaaatatatcggAGCAACCATTCATTATCGATCAATTAACCACGAGTAATCTAAAGTGGGAACCTTTTAatgattgtgtttttatttctaacgaAGAAAAATACGCGGATagtaaaattagaataatcaAGGAAACTATTAAAACGGAACACCTTAACAACGAGGaacgtgatattataatagaccTTTGTAGCCGtttttctgatttatttttctttgaaggTGATCATTTAGGTGCTACTGATatagttacaaataaaaataacactcCTAGGTGCGTTAAACCGATAAATATACGTCCATATAGGCTACCACATGCATACCAAGATGAAATagagaaacaaataaaagaaatgaaggaaactaatattatacgtgatTTGGTATCACCGTTTAATTTTCCTCTGGTAatagttaaaaagaaaaaagatgcAGAAGGGAAACAAAAAATGCGAGTATGCGTAGATTTTCGGAAACTTAACGAGGTCACTGAAAACGAAGCGTATGGGTTACCAAATATTCTAGAAATATTGGAGACATTAGGCTCATCAAAATACTTTTCGACTTTAGACCTTGCGAGCGGTTATCATCAAATAATGGTAGATAAGGGGGACACGCATAAAACAGCTTTTTCTACAAAATCAGGTCATTACGATTTTTTGAGATTACCATTTGGACTTAGTTCAGCGCCTGCAACGTTTACACGGGCCATGAAAGCAATTTTAATGGGTTTAGAGGAGTTGTGTACGGCGTATCTAGATGACATCGTCGTCCATGGGTCAAGTTTACGCGACcaccaaaataaattagaacaaGTATTCACACGTCTGAGATCGCATAAACTTAAGTTACAGCCAGCGAAATGTGCATTCTTACGTAAAGAGGTGGTATATTTGGGGCATTTGATTAGCGAAAACGGGGTAACACCAGATCCgaataaattaagttgtatTAAAGATTATCCGAGACCTTTAACTGAGAAGGACGTTAAATCCTTCTTaggtttacttaattattaccgCCGATTCGTGGACAACTTCGCCAAAATTGCTAAACCTCTTAcgaacttattgaaaaagaacACACCATTTGTATGGACTGACATGTGTGAAGACGCTTtccaagaattaaaaaaagcatTAATGAACCCACCTTTATTAGTTTACCCTAACTGGGAGAACGggaattttaacttaatgacGGATGCAAGTCAATATGCTATTGGGGCCGTCCTTTCACAAGGGGAGGTACCAAAAGATCAACCAGTAGCTTATGCAAGTAGAACGTTAAATAAGGCCGAAACAAATTACActgtaattcaaaaagaatTGTTAGCGATAGTATGggcagttaaatattttaggccgtacctatacgaaaaaaaatttaaaataataactgaccATCGAAAattgacatatttatttaatataaaagatgtTTCATCTCAATTAATGCGCTGGCGTTTACAACTCGAAGAGTACGATTACGAAATTGTCTATAGAGCGGGACCACAGCATGCAAACGCGGACTGTTTATCACGTATACACGTAGTTACAAATAATGAGCCAATTAACGATTTCGATGAATTTAAAAAGGCGGAAAATAAACcgatatttaattctaaaataaaagaaatagaaGGCAGTATTAAACACGGAAACCCGACGAAAACGTAATTTTACCTATATCaagcgataaaataataacgcatCCGGCGATAGGGAGATTATTAGTAGTAACAATTTGCTAGGTCAAATAACGTTTaatgaaagtaatttttttgttgttaaacaattagacaaattaataatattttacaatttaaaaaataattattatacagagaTGAACGCAGAGCAATATTATAACGCGATAGCCGAAATTATAGTATTCTGTGTCGGtgaaaaatcaaacaattttcaatcattAGATTAGAAGGGTTAACGACATTGACCTGTTTCGAGCGCATACGCGCAATgtttcgttttgtttttaaaaacactgaTATAGAAGTAACGATATATAAAGAACAATGTTTTACGGAAgacgaaaaaaatgaaataattaatgagtATCATGACACATTAGTAGGGGGGCACCAAGGTACTTCCCGTacaataaaaagattaaaaatgaaatatcaatggagaaatttaaaacaagatgtaaaaaattacattaaaaaatgcattatttgtcAGGGAAACAAATCgggtaaaaaaacaaaacaacctATGTTAATTACTTCTACCGTAACTACTacgtttcataaaatatgtttagacaTAGTAGGACCATTACCCGTAACAAGTTCACGTAActcgtatattttaactatacaagATGAATTGTCGCGTTATGGCGTAGCCATAGCGATAGCGTTAGGCCGGTCGCACACCAAAAGAGCAAAACTGCGTTAGACAGTGTTAGTCAGCCTAAcaaagttttgttaaaaatagaaCATAAGAAATTACATTGCATACGCACACTGATTAGACCTAGTCAAAACAAAACGTTTTTGCtttaaaacacaattagtCATGACTGATACTGTCTGAAGTGTCCACATTTTTCGTTAGTCATAATTAGACAacgaatgtaattataattatttttatatttttgtgcgtttacttatataaaaattaaaataaaataataattaataaaataaaatattaatattgtaataaagctataataaatataattgaataattatactatattattacaatggcTTGTGATGGTGAAATTTtagttagtttaataaaaaaaagaccaTCAATTTACGACTTTAAACATAAAGACACAGTAATCGGACAGTCCAAGAAAAACTGTGGGAGGAAATCAGTAAGGAAATGGATGTCAGcggtatgtataaatatttttattattatttattaatgaattatataaaaaattataattatattatataatattaatatattaaataattatataaaaaatataaaagcttattttaaattttaaataatatatgtattctgCCACGGAACTGGGGTCTTATTCTCGAAATTTGTCGCATTCGACAAAAATAGAACTCGATCGATTCGTTTGTAATGGTATTCTCGAAATAAGGTGTGACATTACTCGCATGAAAAACGTTCGACATTTTGTCTATTGCCTATTTCGACTTCGACATAATTAATtcgaatgattttttatttgctaGCGCCAtagattcaatatatttaatttatcaacattCAACTGCAGAATAGTCATTAGTGATTAGTCACTTTGTAATTTTTCGTTTACATTAGATTTACATTTCGACATCTAGTTACTAGttagttttgaataaaagttaaattattaaataataataaaaatggcaAACGATTATGAACGAGCTGTGATGTTTGCTATGATAAACGTTGAGAGACTAGGAGCTCAAAATGTTAGACAACCTTTTGGTGTTGAGGTAAATCCTTTTTTGGCTTTGTCGGATATAGCATTTGTCAAAACTTACAGATTGAGTAAAAAtttgacaaattatttaatcgagTTAGTCACTCCATTTAGGGTCGCGTCACACTATCGCGGTTGCGCCGCGCGGTTACAACCGCGCGGCGTAACTGCCAAACTcaaacacatattaatatatggtaCGCGACACACTGCAGCGTTTCTGCCGCGTTTGGCAAAAATCTGCCGCTACAAACTTCGACATGTCGCGGACCGCGAAGAAGGAAAACCAATGGTTTTCAATTATGTGCGTCACATTACAACGGCCGCAACGCGCGTTTTTTGTGATAgaagtttttatgaaaattttgctactagaaattttaaaatgagtgTTTTTGATACGGAGCTTTTCATCTTGGAAGTTGAAAAAGAAGAGTGCTTATGGAAAACAAATTCCAATGAGTACATGGTTGATCGCTATGCCAAAGCCAAGGCCTGGATAAACGTTGCATCAAGAATGTTTGATGAGTGGGAAACTTTCAACAAGGAAGAACAAGATCTGAAaagtaagtttaaatttgaacaatgtttattacagtttatgacatttttttgttataacataatttgaaGCCGCTATAGCTTCataggtaagtataaaaaatatatttttaaaatatactaacttgattttataatactaaattatttacttatataaattaatcaaataaacgaaaatttttttagaaactagattaagtacctatacttatgaatacctacgtaaaattataatataagcacgtctttattatcaaattaaatgtcAATACATAAGTGttaagtaatataagtaaaatcatCAATTACATAGATAGGTAATAagagtataacaatatataaagtacctattttatgttttaataaacacaaaataaggTAGTTTTATGCTAAATAATCTTTTtacaagaaattataatataaaggtatagatattatacataaaaaagtaatCAAGTACAACGATATTGAAATGGAACTGCCCCaacgtttacaaaataatctgCAAAGTAGTCTCGTACTTCAATCCCTTCATGACGAGCACCAGCATTTCcataattttgaataccttccaaattattaaaaaatgtatcctCAAATTGATATCCGTCTCTCCTTCGAATATAGTTGTGTAAAATGCAACATGCTTTCACTATACAATCAGTAAAATCGGGTTCGACTAATATTGGGGTGTGTAAAACTCTCCATTTATTTGCTAAAATGCCAAAAGCACATTCCACATATCGCCTGGCCCTAGACAAcctgtagttaaaaatttttcttttatcattGAGTGTGCGTCCTGGATACGGtctcaataaatttttatgtaaaccaAACGCTTCGTCTGCTACTATGACGAAGGGTTGCGGGGAATCTGTGGTATTAGGTAAACACGCCGGGGCAGGAAGATTTAGTTCTTCGGAATACAGTTTTCTACCAAACGGGCATTCTTTAAAAACAGTAGAATCGCCCTCTCTACCGTAAGCACCGACGTCGATGGTCGTAAAGCAATATTCTGCATCTACTacaccattaaaataatagagaaatattttttataattaaaaaacatagatCCCGCATTTCTCGGATTGACACATCTGATGTGTTTTCCATCTACTGCTCCGATACAATTTGGAAAATTAGTCTTCTTGTAAAACTTGTTTGCAATATCTATCCATTGATCTTGACTTGTCAGTTCTGGCATCTCTTTAGGCTGTAAGGTGGTCCATATAACTTTGCACGTTTCTTGGACGATTGTTCCAATTGTACTTCGTCCTAATAAAAACTCGTATTGCAGTGCCACGAAATTTGATCCAGttgataaatatctaaaaagcatttatttaattaattttcaatttttaaaaataattatgatattatattgttaaaaaaaaattgttggtgttaattattatataaatatttaatttcccaggaaatatttaaatcatgatattttaacatagtttgatttttaatggctgaattatatttttaacttcatattttttaaaacaatataatattatatactctatattataaatatgatatttgatattataaatttttattttttggttactGAATACAGAATAACCTACTTACGTGGAcccttattttaaattttcactcCTTAGCTTTAAaagttgaacattttatacattttttaactacaaatcattttagattctgagcggagagATGGGTTTTTAAaggtatattgtgttatattttcaaatattaaattaaaatatatactattaaaatactaaatatttataagttttacacATACAGATACATCATActtgagttaaaaatttaaataatatatattaataataatttatattagttgaaGAACTGAAGAAAAAATGGAAGCATTGTAGAGATAATTACGCGAGAGTTGTTAACGAAACAAGAAAAACCGCAAGTGGTTCAGAAGCCAAAAACTCTACAAAAAAGTATGCATACTTTGATGTACTATCTTTCCTGCAGCCCGTCGTTAAGAAAAggaagtatgtatttatattgtataggtagtttatacattttaagtttatatcaacttatagttattattaaggcTACATGTTCCTTTACAATAGGTAcgacatttaatatttcaaaaaataaatttaaactttttttaatagtggtataatttagttaccaataataatgttttattttagaactaCTGGAAACGTTCAAAATTATAGTTCGAATAGTTCCATTGACACATCAATTGTAGTTGATGAAAGTTTCGAAGAAGAATGTTCAAGCCAAAAAGAAGATACTACAGgtcaaaaacaaaatgcaatgcaagaaaaaaataaagaaaaaatgagaATGACAAACTTCCAGACAAGTTTACttcatttaatgaaaaatcctCCGATTCTTCAAAAGCCTGAAGAAAATGATCCTGACAAACAGTTTCTTCTTTCATTTTTACCAGAGTTCAAGAAAAtgaatgaaaatcaaaaattagatttcaaaattgaattttcgCAATTAGTCAAACGGATTTTGAATCCCGTTCAGCTTCCAATGGTGGAACCTCGTACACttcaaaatgattataatatgtcgaCATTTCAAAATCCTTTTTACCATCAACACTCTCTCCCGAACTTTCAAACTGGTTTTCCTCAAAcgtcacatatatataattcttcACTTCAACCAACTTATCAGTCTCCTTCCAGTACACATCATCAACAATTTCTTCCGAACAATCAAATTGATAATCATAACATTCCACAAACATCGTCTTCTTCATTTTGTGAGATGTAGTATATTAATCAGTATTTATACGAATATTTTcactaataaaaactaatatttaatttttttttctcattataCAATagattaatcattttttagcattataactataactttttaaaatgtattataataataatctatatacctattcaattttattatttttatttttataattgtatactttattttacctaCCTTATTGTAAGAGTGAGCCTTTCCTCTGCTGAAACTGGATATCGGAATGttgttactttttttgtaatatgtgGCCGTACCTGTTCCAAAAGTTCATCGAATGAAGTTATCGACATCCTatagtattcaaaaaatttgagTGGGTATTGTCTGATGTctgcataaaaattaacaaaacgtGCTTTTTCATctctacttttattaaaaggaTGAACCCAAAATTCTCTATCTCTTCTAGGAGGATTTAAATATCCAAACGATTCTGCCACAGCTATTATTTTCATAGCAttcatgtaataattataatccatCCTAAACACGTGcaaatatacaatgtaatatactaaatttaataccaaTAAGAGTTAGTTAGggctaagtaaataattatttacataataaatagaaattagaaatatatttaaaattaattaattatttattaaaataatgtttaacatattatatatttcttaatattaattaacgtaATTCAAATACTTACTGAGAAccttttttagaaaaatcgataataaattaacgttttaaaattaaaaacttatatactttttaaatttaaaataaatctttaaaaagtGATCAGTTAAAGCACATGAACACAGCACATCTATTCTGATGACcaacaaattttcaaatgagCATGCTTTACCGCAAAAGTGTGACAGTAACTAACCGCGCGTCAAATCAAACGCGGTTTCAACCGCGCGGCGCAACCGCGATAGTGTGACGCGACCCTTATAGAACCGCCAAAGCGTTCGTCGGCATTGAGTGTTCAAGATaaggtacttaataaataaaaataataatttatctataatataaaaatgaatcgcaaAAGTGTTGTAAGCGCATAACTCAACAACGCCTGGaccgatttcgctcattctttttttgtttgggtcgtaaTTGCCAGGAGAAGGTTTTTACGGatgaaaaatttgagaaagttatcgggttagagaaatatgacgaggtggtgatgaaattacagaagcgccatctatccagcaaatagtcaactaaattatttttggtagtcaatggcaaccatttaaataaaataaatcatttatttaaaatgtttttaaaaatgcatgcaaatagacatacaaacttaaatcgttgtcatagtaaaaaagaaattaaaaatcgttatacataaaaatggagacaaaaatatataaaaattcatcaattgaGAACAGCTGAACCGATTtcgctaattattttttaggagtatttgttattgtctGGAGAAGGttttttttacgaaagaaaatttttaaaaagtcaacCGAATAAGCAGAAAAAGTGCAAAATCTATTCATTGATGTCTGGGATTTGAACTCGATACCATTGTCTTTATTTACTCTATGGTAGACATCTAAACATCAGCTCGATGTACAATCAATATAGTCTATggtttctatagttattttagtttggaaatttgaaatttgttgagtgaatttttttttagttcacgATAATCTATCTATCTTCTatcttctatatatataaaaatagagacaaaaatgtataacatttcatcAATTGAGAACGGCTGGAtcgatttcgctcattcttattttgtttgggtcgtaatttccaggagaaggttcttatgtaagaaaaagttaagaaaatgcacggaaaattaaaaaaaaaatacaatgaaaaataaaaaataccgatgactactattactattattattattattactattttattttcggtaatcatggtaacaatttttttgttattattatttattttccccatttttgtaacatttttcactgatgaTTCGCTCCTATTGATCGCAAGAGAAGGTGCTTATGTAGTTATGTAgtacaattttagtaaaatccaCCAGAAAACTTCGGAATCtggatgtaaaaaaacaacaactgtcactgcagtccagcaagaaaataaactatattaaggtcactattgattatgattgaatataataattatagacctgttgttatattttgttaaaaccaaaacaacaaaaataagaattagcaaaataagtcaatgtctacagtaaatttcaaattcacagcaataaactaacataacaagttataccaagttttattgttttaccaacaggcaacaatataaaaattacgagatggcacattattgtattttacccaccgtagtaaaataaaaaaacgatataactttgaaacttaagtgttagaaattataagcttacgtacacatctcgcggggtccGCAATCCACCATGTGTAgattgcctacatgataatatactgctcgcataatcataagagagtctcacggcaacggcaagcagaatgactataatattatgacttgagtaactcactaactaataaacgtagagcctgaacaatgatagatcgatgcttaaaattacacggtacattcgtaaaatcgtaccacaaatttagtgtgcaataagaaagcattttacaaaattcgcatattaaagtggtggtttcacaagatttttgagaatcaaaacggTCAATGAAAGTatataagttttgaacaccgttaaaccgaatattaaataacaaattaatcaaaattcgaatcatattatatagaattggcatttttaacgggcaacgaagtgcacggagCCAGctagtatcataatatatataaatacttttttaaatgttacgttaaaatattctttaggTTTTAATCACATTGCAATTTTTTGGTACTGGGTCGTATCAATTACCTACTGTTAATAGTAGATATAGTGCTGTATCTCAGTCTTCTGTATCACGCAGCATTAGTGAAGTAACTAATGCACTTAATCAaccaactatttttaatagttgggTCAAATTTCCCAAAAACATTGCTGAATTAAGAAAGTTACGAAATGAGTAtgcatacgtatatatataagtaattaaataggAATATAGGAATGGTATGGAAGTAACCATGTAGATATAGGTAGATAAAGtaaaattggaattttattttataaaatagaatacctACATACCTAACATCCCAATATCTACAATTCCAATACACAATTTGTAATACTTTTCAGTTTTCACACACTATCTACTAATTaacatcttaaattattagattttacatGAAAACAGGATTTCCCGGAGTTTGTGGGTGCATAGATTGCACTCATATTGCTATTGTAGCTCCATCAGGAAATCTAGCAGCAGACAATAATTATCCTgaacatatttatgttaatagaaaaaattatcattcaatAAATACCCAATTAGTAAgacaattaataacatacatattacacatattgtaCAATGTGTCCCAGGGGGAAGTGACCCTTATAATACCatactttttcaaattaataaaattcatttttacatatacaatactatTGGTTGATAGTACAATGGAAttgctttaaaaatgtatataaactgcttatttaaaaaactttaataaataaaaatgtttaataggcCCTACCACCATttctctataatttttaatgtacttcCATATGACGTTGACCGATCAATTTCCTCGGGgttcattgtattttaatatttaaataaaaattgtgatctaactataataaaattgttaatctgttaattaaaaacagatttgtgatgccaatttaaaaatattaagtgtgAATGCACTGTATCCTGGTAGTACACACGACAGCCACATTTGGAACAATTGCAATGTACTACCGATAGTTCAAGAATTAAGCAGACGCAATCAATGTTTCTATCTTCTGGGTATTagttaattagaaaatttacattaatttgagatatttattttttattactttagaaaaaatatataaacataaaaaaagaaaattgtattggATTTAAATGAAggatggtatataatattataaataggtgaTTCTGGGTATGCTCTTAGACCATGGCTATTAATACCGATCCAAAATCCGGTAAATGAAGAAGAAGAGCTATATAATACCAAGCAAATGCGGGCTAGGAGTTTAATAGAAAGATGTAATGGATTATTGAAGATGAGATtcaggtatttaaataataatttgttttatatgcctgcatatataattatatcatactttatctatattatataatttaatttaaggtgCTTATTGAAACACAGAGTGCTCCATTATGCACCTGAAAAAGCTACAGCAATAATAAATGCTTGTGTGGTACTTCACAATATGTGCATAACATATAAAGAATCTAATCCTGACCCTGAAGTTGTTAATGATGGGGTTGAAATAGATTTTGGCATGTACGAACATGATAATGGAATGTCCCAGATGatcaatgtaaataatgatttaaataacgGAAGAAGAGTTAGAGCAAGTGTTGTACaacattttcaacattaattaatgattaaatttattttattatttataatttaatattattaataagttagtcataaactatatatattaatagtaaggAATAAGtaggaattattattatttcaaatgaagaattacatttgaaatattatataagaaacaaTTTGatgtctatatttataataggaatgaaaaagattaaaactataaaacttaaaaaatttgtagaaataaaaacaacattaaacCAAGTTATAGTATAAGAAAAAGAgtaaagtttaaagtttaaagtgaATAAAGGATTACAGGAACTCCATTACCATTAtgctagaaaaaataaatcaattaaaagattaatacaatttagttaaaattagaattggTATATGaattggaaataaataaatataaaattgttattacttttttcattattatggtTTGCAAGAAGGCAATCTCTAATAGATTTCAAATAGCTATTTTGTTCAGCTAAAAGAGACAGTTTTTGGtcccaatatttttgttttgccaACAATTTGCGTTCTCCTAAGTCTGCCAATCTCTCACCAATTAAATTACCTTCATCCAATCGAGCTGCAGATGATGTACGTTTATTGGTATTACAGTAGTATACATTTGCCGATCCTAggaccgccaccgccaccgccaccaccgccaccgcctcCCCCTCTACACACCGCTCAGCCATAGATCGTctgccaccgccaccgccaccgccaccgccaccgccaccaccgccaccgccaccccCGCGACCTACCACTCGCCCAAGGTACCGCCACCCGTACCACCACTCGCTGCCCAGCCATGGTTAGCGCCGCCGTCACACCACCTCCCACCCCGTCATAGATTCTGCAACCGGTACACTGCTCAGCCGTTATCTCGTAGTACACATTatctttatacctatattatatacttaaacatatatctatgtacctatatctatacatctatatacgtacaaaatatatgccCCACCACTAATCCCCACTACCAGTTCACACCTAACTTCCAGAACTCCCCCaccattcataataataataataataatattaataatattaatgacgattaataattaagcacTAATATTCAGtcatagttttgttttaacagTGTCAAGTTGTAAATCTCTGTTTAACTTTATCAGTATTAATATGGCAGGGCCAATAAGTGAAATGAACcgtttgtataaatatgttgcACCTTCATCACCATCCGAACTCATCGATTGTAGTAATTTCACAATTGACTTTGAAAATCGCAAGTTTTTAAACATCGGATTCGACccaaaagataaatttaatattgtactgcGAATAATTACACCGTCAcggtatgtaaatatttctcTAGATTTCTTGAAGCGTATTTATTCATTCAtgggtaatattttatcccaCATTCTCGATCCTGctgtgaaatataaaaaattcactttTTTGGAATGTGAATCGGTTTTGATCACAAGTATGGTATATAGGGGAGAGCATGTATTAGTCGTAGAGTCTAAAGAAACAAACGGATgtagaattttattgaatagaaGAGATCTTATGACAATTCAAGATTTAGAGTGGATGATTTTTGAAACCGTATCAAGAAAAATCAATATCGTAagacctaatattttaaatcaactcGAACAAATATCCGAATACTTTAaaacagattttaatattgataaatccgCTACACTCGATGAAGTTACATCAATAATCAGAGGAATTCATATTGAATTAATCGCGAAACATATACAAAAGAACAAACAGAGTTTTTTAacccaaataatattattcgcaaCTGAACAGCTTGCAATCAATTGGATGACAAAATCTAGAAATTCGTTAaaagtaagaatatattttgaaattattaataaaaatatttaacatatgcATTAAATTAGACAGTTGATGCACCGGCAGAATTTATTTCACAACCAAGAGAAATGAGATGCACGATG from Aphis gossypii isolate Hap1 unplaced genomic scaffold, ASM2018417v2 Contig00872, whole genome shotgun sequence includes these protein-coding regions:
- the LOC126555486 gene encoding uncharacterized protein LOC126555486, translated to MAGPISEMNRLYKYVAPSSPSELIDCSNFTIDFENRKFLNIGFDPKDKFNIVLRIITPSRYVNISLDFLKRIYSFMGNILSHILDPAVKYKKFTFLECESVLITSMVYRGEHVLVVESKETNGCRILLNRRDLMTIQDLEWMIFETVSRKINIVRPNILNQLEQISEYFKTDFNIDKSATLDEVTSIIRGIHIELIAKHIQKNKQSFLTQIILFATEQLAINWMTKSRNSLKVRIYFEIINKNI